In Symphalangus syndactylus isolate Jambi chromosome 6, NHGRI_mSymSyn1-v2.1_pri, whole genome shotgun sequence, a genomic segment contains:
- the CAVIN3 gene encoding caveolae-associated protein 3: protein MRESALVPGPVPEAPAGGPVHAVTVVTLLEKLASMLETLRERQGGLARRQGGLAGSVRRIQSGLGALSRSHDTTSNTLAQLLAKAERVSSHANAAQERAVRRAAQVQRLEANHGLLVARGKLHVLLFKEEGEVPASAFQKAPEPLGPADQSELGPEQLEAEAGESSDEEPVESRAQRLRRTGLQKVQSLRRALSGRKGPAAPPPTPVKPPRLGPGRSAEAQPEAQPALEPTLEPEPPQDTEEDPGRPGAAEEALLQMESAA, encoded by the exons ATGAGGGAGAGTGCGTTGGTGCCGGGGCCTGTGCCCGAGGCGCCGGCGGGGGGTCCCGTGCACGCCGTGACGGTGGTGACCCTGCTGGAGAAGCTGGCCTCCATGCTGGAGACGCTGCGGGAGCGGCAGGGAGGCCTGGCTCGAAGGCAGGGAGGCCTGGCAGGGTCCGTGCGCCGCATCCAGAGCGGCCTGGGCGCTCTGAGTCGCAGCCACGACACCACCAGCAACACCTTGGCGCAGCTGCTGGCCAAGGCGGAGCGCGTGAGCTCGCACGCCAACGCCGCCCAAGAACGCGCGGTGCGCCGCGCAGCCCAGGTGCAGCGGCTGGAGGCCAACCACGGGCTGCTGGTGGCGCGCGGGAAGCTCCACGTTCTGCTCTTCAAG GAGGAGGGTGAAGTCCCAGCCAGCGCTTTCCAGAAGGCACCAGAGCCCTTGGGCCCGGCGGACCAGTCCGAGCTGGGCCCAGAGCAGCTGGAGGCCGAAGCTGGAGAGAGCTCGGACGAGGAGCCGGTGGAGTCCAGGGCCCAGCGGCTGCGGCGCACCGGATTGCAGAAGGTACAGAGCCTCCGAAGGGCCCTTTCGGGCCGGAAAGGCCCTGCAGCGCCACCGCCCACTCCGGTCAAGCCGCCTCGCCTTGGGCCTGGCCGGAGCGCTGAAGCCCAGCCCGAAGCCCAGCCTGCGCTGGAGCCCACGCTGGAGCCAGAGCCGCCGCAGGACACCGAGGAAGATCCCGGGAGACCTGGGGCTGCCGAAGAAGCTCTGCTCCAAATGGAGAGTGCAGCCTGA